Proteins encoded within one genomic window of Saccharopolyspora pogona:
- a CDS encoding Mur ligase family protein, which produces MTDTTRESREATERTPTEHPSTDQRWRVVPAPAQPPTRGVHRQDLRTTIAVDLGRLAASMSRRLGMGSGGMIGGRLALSVQPRALRRLASGRRVVMVTGTNGKTTTTQMVAEALRSRAPAVSNDTGANMLDGHVAALMTRSDAPFAALEVDELHLVQVTEQFEPAVILLLNLSRDQLDRVGEIRTVVASLRRALAQAPGAQVIANRDDPNIVFAAAGHPAVTWISGGVRWKDDALNCPNCGEFIGDTDRGWHCACGLARPAADWTVTEAGALAADGSHHQLDLSLPGHVNRVNATFALAAALHLGCDEAASLARIGRISEAAGRYRTVRLAGREVRLLLAKNPASWLEMLDLVGREDQPLVLVVNSREADGHDVSWLWDVDFEVLRDRPVWVAGDRALDLAVRLRYAEVPCAVASGVDEALSGSDRGVPDVIANYTAFRDLVTRSRQ; this is translated from the coding sequence ATGACCGACACCACGCGGGAGTCCAGGGAAGCGACGGAGCGCACCCCGACCGAACACCCGTCGACCGATCAGCGCTGGCGGGTCGTTCCCGCTCCGGCGCAACCGCCAACGCGCGGCGTGCACCGGCAGGACCTGCGCACCACCATCGCGGTCGATCTGGGACGGCTGGCGGCGTCGATGTCACGGCGGCTCGGCATGGGCAGTGGCGGGATGATCGGCGGCAGACTCGCGTTGAGCGTACAACCGCGAGCCCTGCGAAGGCTGGCGTCCGGACGGCGTGTCGTGATGGTCACCGGCACGAATGGCAAGACGACGACCACGCAGATGGTGGCCGAGGCGCTGCGCTCCCGGGCTCCCGCGGTCAGCAACGACACGGGCGCGAACATGCTCGACGGCCACGTCGCCGCGCTGATGACCCGGTCGGATGCCCCGTTCGCCGCGCTGGAGGTCGACGAGCTTCACCTGGTGCAGGTGACCGAGCAGTTCGAGCCGGCGGTGATCCTGCTGCTCAACCTGAGCCGGGATCAGCTTGACAGGGTAGGGGAGATCCGCACCGTCGTCGCGAGCCTGCGGCGCGCCCTAGCGCAGGCGCCGGGAGCGCAGGTGATCGCGAACCGGGATGATCCGAACATCGTCTTCGCCGCAGCCGGGCACCCGGCGGTCACCTGGATCTCCGGTGGGGTGCGGTGGAAGGACGACGCGTTGAACTGCCCGAACTGCGGCGAGTTCATCGGTGACACCGACCGGGGCTGGCACTGCGCCTGCGGTCTGGCGCGTCCGGCGGCGGACTGGACGGTCACCGAGGCGGGGGCGCTCGCCGCGGACGGCTCCCATCACCAGCTCGACTTGTCGCTGCCGGGCCACGTCAACCGGGTCAACGCGACGTTCGCGCTGGCTGCAGCGCTGCACCTGGGCTGTGACGAGGCGGCGTCGCTGGCGCGAATCGGCCGGATCTCGGAGGCCGCCGGTCGCTACCGAACGGTGCGACTGGCCGGTCGGGAGGTCCGGTTGCTGCTGGCGAAGAACCCCGCGAGCTGGCTGGAGATGCTCGACCTCGTCGGCCGCGAGGACCAGCCGCTGGTGCTGGTGGTCAACAGCCGCGAAGCCGACGGCCACGACGTTTCGTGGTTGTGGGACGTCGATTTCGAGGTGCTGCGCGACCGCCCGGTCTGGGTGGCGGGGGACCGGGCGCTGGATCTGGCGGTGCGGCTGCGCTACGCCGAGGTGCCCTGCGCCGTGGCGTCTGGTGTGGACGAGGCGCTATCCGGGTCGGACCGCGGCGTGCCGGACGTGATCGCCAACTACACCGCCTTCCGCGACCTCGTGACGAGGAGCCGCCAATGA
- a CDS encoding LysM peptidoglycan-binding domain-containing protein has protein sequence MASSRGKHHKTITARNVARVALASAVVAAPFALALPANAAAQSTWDAVAKCESGGNWSINTGNGYYGGLQFSQSTWAAYGGNSYASSASQASRAQQIAVAERLLQAQGPGAWPVCSKKAGLSAGGGLQNQDAASGTTKKTIPKPETKVKTETKTQVKKTVQVEDAYTVQAGDTLSTIGAKFDVSWESIFEKNRSVVDDANLIFPGQQLAVK, from the coding sequence ATGGCTAGCTCCCGAGGCAAGCACCACAAGACCATCACCGCCCGAAACGTCGCGCGGGTGGCCCTGGCCAGTGCGGTCGTCGCCGCCCCGTTCGCCCTGGCCCTGCCCGCCAACGCCGCGGCGCAGTCCACCTGGGACGCCGTCGCGAAGTGCGAGAGCGGCGGCAACTGGTCGATCAACACCGGCAACGGCTACTACGGCGGCCTGCAGTTCAGCCAGTCCACCTGGGCCGCCTACGGCGGCAACAGCTACGCGTCGAGCGCGTCGCAGGCCAGCCGCGCCCAGCAGATCGCGGTCGCCGAGCGCTTGCTGCAGGCGCAGGGCCCCGGTGCCTGGCCGGTGTGCTCGAAGAAGGCGGGCCTGTCGGCCGGCGGCGGCCTGCAGAACCAGGACGCCGCTTCGGGCACCACGAAAAAGACCATTCCGAAGCCGGAGACCAAGGTCAAGACCGAGACCAAGACGCAGGTCAAGAAGACCGTGCAGGTCGAGGACGCCTACACCGTGCAGGCCGGCGACACGCTGAGCACGATCGGTGCAAAGTTCGACGTCAGCTGGGAGTCGATCTTCGAGAAGAACCGCAGTGTCGTCGACGACGCGAACCTGATCTTCCCGGGGCAGCAGCTGGCCGTGAAGTGA
- a CDS encoding type 1 glutamine amidotransferase yields MMRDRVRLALVLPDLLGTYGDRGNVLVLAQRLKWRNIDSETVTVLSSSDAVPESCDLYLIGGGEDVAQIAAVRFLHRGPGLRRAVDRGSPVLGICGGLQVLGTSFVTGDGVQHDGLGLVDAATAPGSGRAIGEVTTQSTLGSVGMLTGFENHLGRTRVGPGSRPLGRVIRGIGNGHDDAEGAVSGHVVCTYLHGPVLARNPKLADLLLEWAIGEPLEPLPDPPELRSLRSERTRLHVRKRK; encoded by the coding sequence ATGATGCGCGACCGGGTCCGCCTCGCGCTTGTGCTGCCCGACCTGCTGGGCACCTACGGCGACCGGGGCAACGTGCTGGTGCTGGCGCAACGCTTGAAGTGGCGCAACATCGACAGCGAAACGGTGACGGTGCTGTCCTCCTCCGACGCGGTGCCGGAATCCTGTGACCTGTACCTGATCGGCGGCGGCGAGGACGTCGCGCAGATCGCCGCGGTGCGGTTCCTGCACCGAGGTCCGGGGTTGCGGCGCGCGGTGGACCGCGGCTCACCGGTGCTGGGCATCTGCGGCGGTCTGCAGGTGCTCGGGACGAGCTTCGTCACTGGCGACGGCGTCCAGCACGATGGGCTGGGCCTGGTCGACGCTGCCACCGCGCCGGGCAGCGGACGAGCGATCGGCGAGGTGACCACCCAATCCACGTTGGGCAGCGTCGGGATGCTCACCGGGTTCGAGAACCACCTGGGCCGGACCCGGGTCGGTCCCGGATCGCGGCCGCTGGGCCGGGTGATCCGCGGCATCGGTAACGGTCACGACGACGCCGAAGGCGCGGTCAGCGGGCACGTCGTGTGCACCTACTTGCACGGACCGGTGCTGGCGCGAAATCCGAAGCTGGCCGATCTGCTACTGGAGTGGGCGATCGGTGAACCCCTGGAGCCGCTGCCCGATCCCCCGGAGCTTCGTTCGCTGCGCTCCGAACGGACCCGGCTGCACGTGCGCAAACGCAAGTGA
- a CDS encoding 4Fe-4S dicluster domain-containing protein, with translation MDSNRLSGPLADPAGEAGYPSDHPDRVGFFTDTSVCIGCKACEVACKEWNLLPEDGLDLTGMSYDNTGALGATTWRHVAFVEQHGSTGSTVDLGMPGMGEDQVRWLMSSDVCKHCTHAACLDVCPTGALIRTEYGTVLVQDDVCNGCGYCVPACPYGVIDIRPDTGGAAKCTMCQDRLGAGLMPACATACPTESIQYGPLDELRDRAGQRVAELHDQGITEARLYGHDPADGVGGDGAFFLLLDEPEVYGLPPDPVVTTRDLPSMWRHAAGAALTAAAVIVGCFVGGKR, from the coding sequence GTGGATTCGAACCGGTTGAGCGGCCCGCTGGCGGATCCGGCGGGGGAGGCGGGTTACCCGTCGGATCACCCCGACCGAGTCGGCTTCTTCACCGACACCAGCGTGTGCATCGGGTGCAAGGCGTGCGAGGTCGCTTGCAAGGAGTGGAACCTGCTGCCCGAGGACGGTCTCGACCTCACCGGGATGTCCTACGACAACACCGGCGCGCTCGGCGCGACGACCTGGCGGCACGTGGCCTTCGTGGAACAACACGGGTCCACTGGGTCCACTGTGGACCTGGGGATGCCGGGCATGGGCGAGGACCAGGTGCGCTGGCTGATGTCCTCGGACGTGTGCAAGCACTGCACGCACGCCGCATGCCTGGACGTCTGCCCGACGGGGGCGTTGATCCGCACCGAGTACGGGACGGTGCTGGTGCAGGACGACGTTTGCAACGGCTGCGGGTACTGCGTACCGGCCTGCCCGTACGGGGTGATCGACATCCGCCCAGACACCGGCGGCGCGGCCAAGTGCACGATGTGCCAGGACCGGTTGGGTGCCGGGCTCATGCCGGCCTGCGCCACGGCGTGCCCGACGGAATCCATCCAGTACGGTCCGCTCGACGAGCTCCGCGACCGCGCCGGGCAACGCGTCGCGGAACTGCACGACCAGGGCATCACCGAGGCCCGGCTCTACGGCCACGACCCGGCCGACGGGGTCGGCGGCGACGGTGCGTTCTTCCTGCTGCTGGACGAGCCCGAGGTGTACGGGCTGCCGCCGGACCCGGTCGTGACGACGCGCGATCTGCCCTCGATGTGGCGGCATGCGGCGGGTGCGGCGCTGACCGCGGCGGCGGTGATCGTCGGGTGCTTCGTCGGGGGCAAGCGGTGA
- a CDS encoding TetR/AcrR family transcriptional regulator, with product MTAAAAPNPAPEPQDRRHRRTMRTRAAIEAAALKLFAEQGFAHTTVEQIAEAADIAPRTFFRHFPSKDAVLFGDPNREAERMREVLATRPAGEHPMRSLAAALLDAAERSELDRAQHLMRAELLDSLENAGDYEMHLIKQRSVQDMADLVAQRSGTGTDDPRTVAWSIILMSCFGSAMHSWLVCTDGTPLREILAQVLDETAGGLAQAADVVGSAIKDAG from the coding sequence ATGACGGCAGCCGCGGCGCCCAATCCCGCTCCCGAACCCCAGGACCGCCGCCACCGCCGGACGATGCGCACTCGCGCGGCCATCGAGGCGGCGGCCCTGAAGCTGTTCGCCGAGCAGGGCTTCGCCCACACCACGGTGGAGCAGATCGCCGAGGCCGCCGACATCGCCCCGCGCACGTTCTTCCGCCACTTCCCAAGCAAGGACGCCGTCCTGTTCGGCGACCCGAACCGGGAGGCGGAGCGGATGCGCGAGGTGCTGGCCACCCGTCCCGCCGGCGAGCACCCGATGCGCTCGCTGGCTGCGGCGCTGCTCGACGCGGCCGAACGCTCCGAGCTCGACCGCGCGCAGCACCTGATGCGCGCCGAGCTGCTCGACAGCCTGGAGAACGCCGGCGACTACGAGATGCACCTCATCAAGCAGCGCTCGGTCCAGGACATGGCGGACCTGGTCGCGCAGCGGTCGGGCACCGGGACCGACGACCCGCGCACGGTCGCCTGGTCGATCATCCTGATGAGCTGCTTCGGTTCGGCCATGCACAGCTGGCTGGTCTGCACCGACGGCACGCCGCTGCGCGAGATCCTCGCCCAGGTGCTCGACGAGACGGCGGGCGGCCTCGCGCAGGCCGCCGACGTGGTCGGTTCAGCGATCAAGGATGCGGGATGA
- the fdh gene encoding formate dehydrogenase, with product MVEWLRWPVVRQLTGTDPLGRGLAARSRRTDERRARTEDADSVVRSVCPYCAVGCGQRVFARDGAVTQVEGDPDSPISRGRLCPKGSASRELVTSPLRQTKVRYRRPHGTAWEDLDLDTALDMIADRVLATRAATWQDADADGRPLRRTMGIASLGGATLDNEENYLMKKLYTALGAIQVENQARIUHSSTVPGLGTSFGRGGATTFQQDLANADCILIQGSNMAEAHPVGFQWVMEAKRRGATIIHVDPRFTRTSALAHRHVALRAGSDIAFLGALINYVLTNDAYFHDYVATYTNAPMIVGEDFRDTEDLDGVFSGFDAETGTYDTATWQYEGSTAVPSVGSHGPESTPPTTAHERERDASRPERTGSGGPVYRGRAATDPTLQHPRCVFQLLKRHYARYTPEMVEEVCGVPRANFQWVAEQLVANSGRERTTAIAYAVGWTHHTVGVQYIRAASILQLLLGNIGRPGGGILALRGHASIQGSTDIPTLFNLLPGYIPMPHAHVDFDLDTFVASDELARGYWGNIRSYLVSLLKSWWGEHATADNDFCFDRLPRLTGDHSTFQTAIDQIEGRCKGYFVVGENPAVGTANARQQRMGLANLDWLVVRDLNLIETATFWKDGPEIETGEMRTEDIGTEVFFLPAAAHTEKDGSFTNTQRLLQWHHKAVPPQGDQRSDLWFFYHLGRRVREKLEPQGERDRALLELTWEYPTEGDIDEPDAAAVLQEINGFDADGNPLSSYTQLRADGSTRCGCWIYCGVFADGINQSARRRPGREQSWVAPEWGWAWPANRRLLYNRASADPDGRPWSERKAYVWWDGERGEWTGHDIPDFDRGKRPDYVPTPEATGPEGIAGTEPFIMQSDGRGWLYVPAGLVDGPLPVHYEPQESPLQNRIHDGQQRNPARQVHSRPENRYQPSGAERGSDVFPYVFTTFRLTEHHTAGGMSRWLAHLSELAPAMFLEVSPELAAERGLRHLDWANVVTARNAIEGRVLVTSRMRPLRHGERTIHQIGIPWHWGPNGLTVGDAANELINVALDPNVHIMETKAGSCDIRPGRRPRGAALIRYVEEYRRRAGITERTGTEHTDSPRGGGE from the coding sequence ATGGTCGAGTGGTTGCGTTGGCCGGTGGTGCGCCAGCTGACCGGGACGGACCCGCTGGGCAGGGGCCTGGCTGCCCGGTCGCGGCGCACCGATGAGCGGCGGGCGCGCACCGAGGACGCGGACTCGGTGGTCCGGTCGGTGTGCCCGTACTGCGCGGTGGGCTGCGGCCAGCGGGTCTTCGCCCGGGACGGGGCTGTCACCCAGGTCGAGGGCGATCCCGATTCGCCGATCAGCCGCGGGCGGCTGTGCCCGAAGGGCTCGGCCAGCCGCGAACTGGTGACCTCGCCGCTGCGGCAGACGAAGGTCCGCTACCGGCGCCCGCACGGCACTGCGTGGGAGGACCTCGACCTCGACACTGCGTTGGACATGATCGCCGACCGGGTGCTGGCCACCCGGGCCGCCACCTGGCAGGACGCCGACGCCGATGGCCGGCCGCTGCGGCGCACGATGGGCATCGCGAGCCTCGGAGGAGCGACCCTCGACAACGAGGAGAACTACCTCATGAAGAAGCTCTACACCGCCCTCGGCGCGATCCAGGTGGAGAACCAGGCGCGCATTTGACACTCCTCCACGGTGCCCGGTCTGGGCACCTCGTTCGGGCGCGGCGGCGCCACAACGTTCCAGCAGGACCTCGCCAACGCGGACTGCATCCTCATCCAGGGGTCCAACATGGCCGAGGCGCACCCGGTCGGCTTCCAGTGGGTGATGGAGGCCAAGCGGCGCGGCGCCACGATCATCCACGTCGACCCGCGGTTCACCCGGACCTCGGCGCTGGCGCACCGGCACGTCGCGCTGCGCGCGGGCAGCGACATCGCGTTCCTCGGGGCGCTGATCAACTACGTGCTGACCAACGACGCCTACTTCCACGACTACGTGGCGACCTACACCAACGCCCCGATGATCGTCGGCGAGGACTTCCGCGACACCGAAGACCTCGACGGCGTGTTCTCCGGCTTCGACGCCGAAACCGGCACCTACGACACGGCGACCTGGCAGTACGAGGGAAGCACCGCGGTCCCGTCGGTCGGCAGCCACGGCCCGGAGAGCACGCCGCCCACGACCGCGCACGAACGCGAGCGCGACGCCAGCCGGCCGGAGCGCACCGGATCGGGCGGCCCGGTCTACCGCGGCCGCGCCGCCACCGACCCGACGCTGCAACACCCCCGCTGCGTTTTCCAGCTGCTCAAGCGGCATTACGCCCGCTACACGCCGGAAATGGTGGAGGAGGTGTGCGGGGTGCCGCGGGCGAACTTCCAGTGGGTCGCCGAGCAGCTGGTGGCCAACTCCGGCCGGGAGCGCACCACGGCCATCGCCTACGCGGTCGGCTGGACACACCACACCGTGGGCGTGCAGTACATCCGTGCCGCCTCGATCCTGCAGCTGCTGCTGGGCAACATCGGCCGGCCCGGCGGCGGAATCCTGGCCCTGCGCGGGCACGCCAGCATCCAGGGCTCCACGGACATCCCGACGCTGTTCAACCTGCTGCCCGGCTACATCCCGATGCCGCACGCGCACGTCGACTTCGACCTGGACACCTTCGTCGCGTCGGACGAACTCGCCCGCGGCTACTGGGGGAACATACGCTCCTACCTGGTCAGCCTGCTCAAGTCCTGGTGGGGAGAGCACGCCACGGCCGACAACGACTTCTGCTTCGACCGGCTGCCGCGGCTGACCGGCGACCACAGCACCTTCCAGACCGCGATCGACCAGATCGAAGGGCGTTGCAAGGGCTACTTCGTCGTCGGCGAGAACCCGGCCGTGGGCACCGCGAACGCCCGCCAGCAGCGGATGGGCCTGGCCAACCTGGACTGGCTCGTGGTACGCGACCTCAACCTGATCGAGACGGCCACCTTCTGGAAGGACGGCCCGGAGATCGAGACCGGGGAGATGCGCACCGAGGACATCGGCACCGAGGTGTTTTTCCTGCCCGCCGCCGCGCACACCGAGAAGGACGGCAGCTTCACCAACACCCAGCGGCTGCTGCAGTGGCACCACAAAGCCGTCCCGCCGCAAGGGGATCAGCGCAGCGACCTGTGGTTCTTCTACCACCTGGGGCGGCGGGTCCGGGAGAAGCTCGAACCGCAGGGCGAGCGGGACCGCGCGCTGCTGGAGCTGACCTGGGAATACCCGACCGAAGGCGACATCGACGAGCCGGACGCGGCAGCCGTGCTCCAGGAGATCAACGGCTTCGACGCCGACGGCAACCCGCTGTCGTCCTACACGCAGCTGCGCGCGGACGGTTCGACGCGCTGCGGCTGCTGGATCTACTGCGGAGTGTTCGCCGATGGGATCAACCAGTCGGCCAGGCGGCGCCCCGGCCGGGAGCAGTCGTGGGTCGCGCCCGAGTGGGGCTGGGCCTGGCCGGCCAACCGGCGGCTGCTCTACAACCGCGCGTCGGCGGATCCGGACGGCCGGCCGTGGAGCGAGCGCAAGGCCTACGTCTGGTGGGACGGCGAGCGCGGCGAGTGGACCGGCCACGACATCCCGGACTTCGACAGGGGCAAGCGCCCGGACTACGTGCCCACACCGGAGGCCACCGGCCCGGAGGGCATCGCGGGCACCGAGCCGTTCATCATGCAGAGCGACGGCCGGGGCTGGCTCTACGTCCCAGCCGGTCTGGTCGACGGTCCGCTGCCGGTGCACTACGAACCGCAGGAATCGCCGCTGCAGAACCGGATCCACGACGGCCAGCAGCGGAATCCGGCGCGGCAGGTGCACTCCCGGCCGGAGAACCGGTACCAGCCCAGCGGCGCCGAACGCGGCAGCGATGTCTTCCCGTACGTGTTCACCACGTTCCGGCTCACCGAGCACCACACCGCCGGCGGCATGAGCCGGTGGCTGGCCCACCTGTCGGAGCTGGCTCCGGCGATGTTCCTGGAGGTCTCCCCGGAACTGGCGGCCGAACGCGGGCTGCGCCACCTGGACTGGGCGAACGTGGTCACGGCCCGCAACGCGATCGAGGGCCGCGTCCTGGTGACCTCCCGGATGCGGCCGCTGCGCCACGGCGAGCGCACCATCCACCAGATCGGCATCCCGTGGCATTGGGGACCCAACGGGCTAACAGTCGGCGACGCCGCCAACGAGCTGATCAACGTGGCGCTGGACCCGAACGTGCACATCATGGAGACCAAGGCGGGCAGCTGCGACATCCGCCCGGGCCGCCGCCCGCGCGGCGCGGCGCTGATCCGCTACGTCGAGGAGTACCGCAGGCGCGCCGGGATCACCGAGCGCACCGGCACGGAGCACACCGACAGCCCGAGGGGCGGAGGGGAGTGA
- a CDS encoding siderophore-interacting protein yields the protein MTISSPPRLELGAEALPFRLFRIEVAEVHRLSRRLVRITFTGPELSAMTSGGLDQRVKLIFPQPGQREPMIPAGERPYQALRALPLEIRPKLRSYTVRVHRPERDEFDVDFVLHGDTGPASAFAGRARPGDRLVVYAPNAACPASCGGVEFRLDAVRDRALLIGDETALPAIAGILAALPGGVRAKVYVEIPDAADAQYLASAAEVELHWLPRRGRRPGAALLSAIRAAVLPGEWYAWLAGETGMVASLRRHLVDDRGFDRSAVTFMGYWRLGRSEDEPRG from the coding sequence ATGACGATCTCAAGTCCGCCGCGGCTCGAACTGGGCGCCGAGGCCCTGCCGTTCCGGTTGTTCCGGATCGAGGTCGCCGAGGTGCACCGGTTGAGCCGGCGCCTGGTCCGGATCACCTTCACCGGCCCCGAGCTGTCGGCGATGACCAGCGGCGGGCTCGACCAGCGGGTCAAGCTGATCTTCCCGCAGCCCGGGCAGCGGGAGCCGATGATTCCGGCGGGGGAGCGGCCGTACCAGGCGTTGCGCGCGTTGCCGCTGGAGATCCGGCCGAAGCTGCGCAGCTACACGGTGCGCGTCCACCGGCCCGAGCGCGACGAGTTCGACGTCGACTTCGTGTTGCACGGCGACACCGGTCCGGCGTCTGCCTTCGCCGGTCGGGCCCGGCCGGGGGACCGGTTGGTGGTGTACGCGCCGAACGCCGCATGCCCGGCCAGCTGCGGTGGCGTGGAGTTCCGCCTGGACGCGGTTCGCGACCGGGCGCTGCTGATCGGCGACGAGACCGCGCTCCCGGCGATCGCCGGCATCCTCGCGGCGCTTCCGGGCGGAGTGCGGGCGAAGGTCTACGTCGAGATCCCGGACGCGGCAGACGCCCAGTACCTCGCGAGCGCGGCGGAGGTCGAGTTGCACTGGCTGCCGCGCCGCGGACGGCGTCCCGGTGCAGCGTTGCTCTCCGCGATCCGCGCCGCCGTGCTGCCTGGCGAGTGGTACGCGTGGCTCGCGGGGGAGACTGGGATGGTCGCCTCGCTGCGACGCCATCTGGTCGACGACCGGGGGTTCGACCGCTCCGCCGTGACATTCATGGGTTATTGGCGTCTCGGCAGATCCGAGGACGAACCGAGGGGTTAG
- the selA gene encoding L-seryl-tRNA(Sec) selenium transferase: MADPRRRVPGTDRVLADPEVAAATARLGHRLVKQAVHLAQERARNGEIEPDRVVPETLAALTGSASSIRPVLNATGVLLHTNLGRAPLSDAAIHALQQAAGTTNVELDLHTGRRGPRGAAAIAALLAAVPRAEAAHVVNNGAAALALAATALAQGREIVLARGEMVEIGDGFRIPELLTATGARLREVGTTNRVQLDDYRSALGPDTGFVLKVHPSNFMIRGFTAAVPVSALRELEVPVVVDIGSGLLHPHPALPQEPDATTTLADGADLVIASGDKLLGGPQAGLLLGSAEIVHRLRRHPLARALRVDKLTLAALEATLRGPSTPTAQRLRQGQAQLLIRAERLADALNAAGVPASVQRSEATVGGGGAPEFALPSAAVVLPERFAKLLRGGCPPVLARTERDRCLLDLAALSPEHDDVLRRAVLAVD; this comes from the coding sequence ATGGCCGATCCGCGGCGGCGTGTGCCCGGCACCGACCGGGTGCTGGCCGATCCCGAGGTGGCCGCCGCGACCGCGCGGCTGGGCCACCGGCTGGTCAAGCAGGCCGTGCACCTGGCGCAGGAGCGCGCCCGCAACGGCGAGATCGAGCCGGATCGGGTCGTCCCCGAAACCCTGGCCGCGCTGACGGGTTCCGCGTCGAGCATTCGGCCGGTGCTCAACGCGACCGGCGTGCTGCTGCACACCAATCTCGGGCGCGCACCGCTGTCGGACGCGGCTATCCACGCCCTGCAGCAGGCCGCCGGAACCACGAACGTCGAACTCGACCTGCACACCGGCCGGCGGGGCCCGCGTGGTGCGGCCGCCATCGCGGCACTGCTCGCCGCCGTGCCGCGCGCGGAGGCCGCGCACGTGGTCAACAACGGTGCCGCAGCGCTCGCCCTCGCGGCGACCGCACTCGCCCAAGGCCGCGAAATCGTGTTGGCGCGCGGCGAAATGGTCGAGATCGGCGACGGATTCCGCATTCCCGAACTCCTCACCGCCACGGGCGCGAGGCTGCGCGAGGTCGGCACCACCAACCGGGTCCAGCTGGACGACTACCGGTCGGCGCTGGGCCCGGACACCGGCTTCGTCCTCAAGGTGCACCCTTCGAACTTCATGATCCGCGGCTTCACCGCTGCCGTCCCGGTCTCCGCGCTGCGCGAACTCGAGGTGCCGGTGGTGGTCGACATCGGTTCGGGACTGCTGCACCCGCATCCGGCCCTGCCGCAGGAACCCGACGCGACCACGACACTTGCCGACGGAGCCGATCTGGTCATCGCCAGCGGGGACAAGCTGCTCGGCGGGCCGCAAGCGGGCCTGCTGCTGGGCAGCGCCGAGATCGTGCACCGGCTTCGGCGGCATCCGCTGGCCCGCGCGCTGCGCGTCGACAAGCTCACCCTCGCCGCGTTGGAAGCCACCCTTCGCGGCCCGAGCACGCCGACCGCGCAGCGGCTGCGCCAAGGCCAGGCGCAACTGCTGATCCGCGCCGAACGGCTCGCGGATGCGCTCAACGCGGCTGGCGTCCCGGCCTCGGTGCAACGCAGCGAGGCGACTGTCGGCGGTGGCGGCGCGCCCGAATTCGCGCTGCCCAGCGCGGCGGTCGTGCTCCCCGAACGTTTCGCGAAGCTCCTGCGCGGGGGCTGCCCGCCGGTCCTCGCCCGCACCGAACGCGATCGCTGCCTGCTGGACCTGGCCGCGCTCTCCCCCGAACACGACGACGTCCTGCGTCGCGCGGTGCTGGCGGTGGACTGA
- the nrfD gene encoding NrfD/PsrC family molybdoenzyme membrane anchor subunit — protein sequence MKRGDRLMVPEAEFRSYYGRPVLKRPVWKVPDVPAYLYLGGLAGASSTMALCADLTGRRRLARSGRLAAAVGATASVGALIHDLGRPARFLNMLRVLKPTSPLSVGSWILAPFSALSGAGAASEITGRLPALGRAAATTAGVIAPAMTTYTAVLLADTAVPGWHAAYRELPFLFAGSAVSSAGAVGMLAAPAESGPARRMAVAGAALEFAAGRSMHQRTGLVGEVYRQGRAGAAWRAARVLTGLGAGAALFAGRSRPAVIVSGLCLTAGAVATRYAIFEAGRASVSDPRYTVVPQRDRLDARR from the coding sequence GTGAAGCGCGGCGACCGGCTGATGGTGCCCGAGGCGGAGTTCCGGTCCTACTACGGCCGGCCGGTGCTAAAGCGGCCGGTGTGGAAGGTGCCGGACGTGCCCGCGTACCTCTACCTCGGCGGGCTGGCCGGGGCGTCGTCGACGATGGCGCTGTGCGCCGACCTCACCGGTCGTCGTCGGCTGGCCCGCTCCGGGAGGTTGGCCGCAGCGGTGGGGGCGACGGCCAGCGTCGGGGCGTTGATCCACGACCTCGGCCGCCCCGCGCGGTTCCTGAACATGCTGCGAGTGCTGAAGCCGACCTCGCCGCTGAGCGTCGGTTCCTGGATCCTGGCGCCGTTCTCGGCTTTGTCGGGTGCGGGCGCGGCCAGCGAGATCACCGGGCGGCTGCCTGCGCTGGGCCGGGCGGCGGCCACCACGGCCGGGGTGATCGCGCCCGCGATGACGACCTACACCGCGGTGCTGCTGGCCGATACGGCGGTGCCGGGCTGGCACGCGGCCTACCGCGAGCTGCCCTTCCTCTTCGCCGGGAGTGCGGTGTCGAGCGCGGGAGCGGTGGGCATGCTCGCCGCGCCGGCCGAATCGGGTCCGGCCCGCCGGATGGCCGTGGCCGGGGCGGCGCTGGAGTTCGCGGCGGGACGGAGCATGCACCAGCGGACCGGCTTGGTCGGCGAGGTGTACCGGCAGGGGCGCGCGGGCGCGGCGTGGCGGGCGGCCCGCGTGCTGACCGGCCTCGGCGCGGGCGCGGCGCTGTTCGCCGGCCGCAGCCGACCGGCGGTGATCGTCTCGGGGCTGTGCTTGACGGCCGGGGCCGTCGCGACGCGGTACGCGATCTTCGAAGCCGGGCGCGCCTCGGTCAGCGACCCCCGCTACACCGTCGTTCCCCAACGCGATCGCCTCGACGCACGCCGTTGA